A window of Opitutus sp. ER46 contains these coding sequences:
- a CDS encoding right-handed parallel beta-helix repeat-containing protein, whose amino-acid sequence MNLRSVLRALPFTCFALFAPVGYAQPSGGPYGPLDQDYAVPANAAHVIYVASDASAHGSGASLAEPTDLATAFARAVTGDAIILRGGTYRIGGLKLNQGITLQPYGTERPVLKGTRVATEWKAQKNGLWRTAWPTLFPMKPADWWQRDRSGRETPLYRFNNDMVFVDGKLLHAVGWEGVINENSYYIDYEAGQVYIGVDPTHRLVEITAFDSAFTRVTGDLHGRASDHLGPTIRGLTFTQYAYRAIEIEGREAEGLSDPATFGKDVVGTTLEHVTITFCSRVAGYFRGDKLTIRHCLVSDTRTEGVYVLSSGDVLLERNIFRRNNIEAMTGYYPAAVKIFDQCYRTVCRDNLVIDHPHSNGIWYDVGNVDGVFVNNWVQGVQDGFFFEISKGAICAGNVFVDCDKGIRVLNSSNVHAYHNTLLNTVASFERTERSAAADHFGWHPATGPDVDQREGHIFVGNLLVADANFTKAMLRFEQTKPLCGRLTRPQPTQLDGNVYIRRAGSPAASLIVWSPTPGENCTTEYSSLDAFRAAQAAYEQHGFQVTDAGAVFRSPELSQLQPSRNFPVAVETPAAVRKHAGWSETGSLAAGAYQPGR is encoded by the coding sequence ATGAACCTGCGCTCCGTTCTTCGCGCCCTTCCGTTCACCTGCTTCGCGTTGTTTGCTCCCGTCGGCTACGCCCAGCCCTCCGGCGGGCCCTATGGTCCGCTCGACCAGGATTATGCCGTGCCTGCCAACGCGGCGCACGTCATCTATGTGGCCTCCGACGCATCCGCCCACGGCTCCGGCGCGAGCCTCGCCGAACCCACCGACCTTGCCACCGCGTTCGCGCGGGCAGTCACGGGCGACGCCATCATTCTCCGCGGCGGCACCTATCGCATCGGCGGACTCAAGCTGAACCAGGGGATCACCCTCCAGCCCTACGGCACCGAGCGCCCCGTGCTCAAGGGCACGCGCGTTGCCACCGAGTGGAAAGCCCAGAAGAACGGCCTCTGGCGCACGGCCTGGCCCACGCTCTTTCCGATGAAGCCGGCCGACTGGTGGCAGCGCGACCGCTCCGGCCGTGAGACTCCCCTGTATCGCTTCAACAACGACATGGTGTTCGTCGATGGAAAACTCCTGCACGCCGTGGGTTGGGAGGGCGTTATCAACGAGAACTCCTACTACATCGATTACGAGGCCGGACAGGTCTATATCGGCGTCGACCCGACCCACCGCCTCGTTGAGATCACCGCCTTCGACAGCGCCTTCACCCGCGTCACCGGCGACCTCCACGGCCGGGCGTCCGACCACCTTGGCCCCACGATTCGTGGGCTCACGTTCACCCAGTACGCCTACCGCGCGATCGAGATCGAGGGCCGCGAAGCCGAGGGCCTGTCCGATCCCGCCACGTTCGGCAAGGATGTCGTTGGCACCACCCTCGAGCACGTCACCATCACGTTCTGCTCCCGCGTCGCCGGCTATTTCCGCGGCGACAAGCTCACCATCCGCCACTGCCTCGTCAGCGACACCCGCACCGAGGGCGTGTACGTGCTGAGCTCCGGCGACGTGCTGCTGGAAAGGAATATTTTCCGCCGCAATAACATCGAGGCCATGACCGGCTACTACCCGGCGGCGGTGAAGATCTTCGACCAGTGCTACCGCACCGTCTGCCGCGACAACCTCGTCATCGATCATCCGCACTCCAACGGCATCTGGTACGACGTGGGCAACGTCGACGGCGTGTTCGTCAACAACTGGGTCCAGGGAGTGCAGGACGGGTTCTTCTTCGAGATTTCCAAGGGCGCCATCTGCGCCGGCAACGTCTTCGTCGATTGCGACAAGGGAATCCGCGTCCTCAACAGCTCCAACGTCCACGCCTACCACAACACGCTGCTGAATACCGTCGCCTCCTTCGAACGCACCGAACGCAGCGCCGCCGCCGACCACTTCGGCTGGCATCCCGCCACCGGTCCCGATGTCGACCAGCGCGAGGGCCACATCTTCGTCGGCAACCTCCTCGTGGCCGACGCCAACTTCACCAAGGCCATGCTGCGCTTCGAGCAAACCAAGCCGCTCTGCGGTCGGCTCACCCGCCCGCAGCCCACGCAGCTCGACGGCAATGTCTACATTCGCCGCGCCGGCTCGCCCGCCGCGTCACTCATCGTCTGGAGCCCGACGCCGGGTGAGAACTGCACGACTGAGTATTCCTCGCTCGACGCATTTCGCGCGGCCCAGGCCGCCTACGAACAGCATGGCTTTCAGGTGACGGACGCAGGCGCCGTTTTCCGGAGCCCCGAACTCAGCCAGTTGCAGCCCAGCCGAAATTTCCCTGTCGCGGTCGAGACCCCTGCGGCCGTGCGTAAGCACGCGGGCTGGTCCGAGACCGGCTCGCTCGCCGCCGGAGCCTACCAGCCGGGGCGCTGA
- a CDS encoding TonB-dependent receptor plug domain-containing protein, which translates to MNPNRWLPPVNPALIVALAGLAIATSPARAQTAPGVDAATLAKYDTNHNGVLDTDEQAAMRAAQAAPAASTTAAKPEAGAGDIIELSPFQVDASRDKGYFAENTLAGSRMNTNISDLGASISVITKQQLEDTASVDINDVFRYELNTEGSSTYTPAVASQKSDGMLDTIAGGTNGGTVASSTNATANRIRGIGTPSRAINYYPSISQVPMDAYNVQSVEISRGPNSMLFGMGSPAGIVNQTNAQALLNRNTNRVDVRADQNGSYRASLSFNRSLIQDKLAVYGALLYDDRQFERKPSYDRTRRQYGALTFKPFERTILRASVEGYNNDNRRPNSITPRDFVTEWKTAGQPVWDSLNKKITKLSTGEVVGPYVSNSLSPRAAEVIAYIKSRSDFDAAKWNASKNTYNGVSIFGSGAMTNTSSILYVPGVGYPNAARSIMQIYGGQLMNWFSSPYNTTYRTAWGTSTNPAASATAIPSSGSASSQVWSSTLNADVWDRAFVQSNGWSFNPNAAIIGGNKYAGVSDQSVYDWTDINISQANYGRERNTNLNLELEQEITKNLFLTAGWMREDFDAVSNYTVAQQYTSTLYIDNNKYMPDGSANPGYLMPYVMDFEPDRYTNAQLNDHFRAMLAYTPDFTRNSGWTKWLGRHQILGLWSRDEYMATNYRQRVSYVDAATAAGKYRFLNNQNKNADGTETGWSYQGTGVQRFYYLGTQGATNGAVTRSSGEWNAEKYNGNVRVFNYDTGQFEDVNVTTDHFTRSEGTGRNQRLLNTVSAATTNYLWNDRLVTTFGYRKDVLKLRNTTTAAIKQPDGSTMPTMTNPQMWVNGQYNTDVIFNRWENWTRLNGYTSTAGGVLRPFRGWDSIENRANSGSLFWQFVRDLGFSYNTSDNFNAPDGAYVDAFGTPLPKPTGNGKDYGFQFALFDNKLFARVSWFEASNQNELAPGKTALDRLVINMDQTLFRGWARTIAMINLGMDPTSDTFFSQTLDQSVENQVQDAAEKIWQQDYLYYDGKSIRATQDAEAKGMEISLNYNPSRNWTMRATFSKQDTKYSNVQKQYDAWYAQRGTIWQKAKAADYLLPQYQQYKTFTRANGELVDLTNFWTSYGFNANVLASATNGQTNVQNYYNVVVMPQYALNRDLNGQSSPGQRKYRWSYLTNYTFDSGKLKGWGVGGAERWEDKSIIGYYGKASGAIAATPNLLDISDTTRPIYDDAQFYTDLWVSYRTKIFNDRVRMKVQLNVSNVFESGELRVVRVNLDGSPYGYRIIDPRQFNLTASFEF; encoded by the coding sequence ATGAACCCGAATCGATGGCTTCCGCCGGTTAATCCGGCGCTGATCGTTGCCCTTGCCGGATTGGCAATCGCGACGAGCCCGGCTCGCGCCCAGACGGCTCCCGGAGTCGACGCTGCGACGCTCGCCAAGTACGACACCAACCACAATGGCGTCCTGGATACGGACGAACAGGCGGCCATGCGGGCCGCGCAGGCTGCACCGGCTGCTAGTACCACTGCTGCCAAGCCGGAGGCTGGCGCCGGCGATATCATCGAACTCAGCCCGTTCCAGGTCGACGCCTCGCGCGACAAGGGTTACTTCGCGGAGAACACGCTCGCGGGTAGCCGGATGAACACCAACATCTCGGACCTCGGCGCTTCGATCTCCGTCATCACCAAGCAGCAGCTCGAGGACACCGCGTCTGTCGACATCAACGACGTGTTCCGGTACGAGCTCAACACCGAGGGTTCCTCGACGTATACCCCGGCGGTCGCCTCGCAAAAGAGCGACGGCATGCTCGACACGATTGCCGGCGGCACCAACGGCGGCACGGTTGCGAGTTCGACGAACGCGACGGCCAATCGTATCCGCGGCATCGGCACCCCGAGCCGCGCGATCAACTACTATCCGTCAATCAGCCAGGTTCCGATGGACGCGTACAACGTCCAGTCGGTCGAAATCAGCCGCGGTCCGAACTCCATGCTTTTCGGTATGGGCAGCCCGGCCGGCATCGTGAACCAGACGAACGCGCAGGCGCTGCTCAACCGGAATACCAACCGAGTTGATGTCCGCGCGGACCAGAACGGTTCCTATCGTGCCAGCCTGTCGTTCAACCGCAGCCTCATTCAGGACAAGTTGGCGGTCTATGGCGCGCTGCTGTACGATGATCGCCAGTTCGAGCGCAAGCCGTCGTACGACCGCACCCGCCGCCAGTACGGCGCCCTGACCTTCAAGCCGTTCGAGCGCACTATCCTGCGCGCGAGCGTTGAGGGCTATAACAACGACAACCGCCGTCCGAACTCGATCACCCCGCGTGACTTCGTGACGGAATGGAAGACCGCCGGCCAACCGGTGTGGGACTCCCTCAATAAGAAGATTACCAAGCTCTCCACGGGCGAGGTCGTTGGCCCCTACGTCAGCAACTCGCTTTCGCCGCGTGCCGCCGAGGTGATCGCCTACATCAAGTCGCGTTCCGACTTCGATGCCGCCAAGTGGAACGCCAGCAAGAATACCTATAATGGTGTTTCGATCTTTGGCTCCGGTGCGATGACCAACACGTCGTCGATCCTTTATGTGCCCGGCGTTGGCTACCCCAACGCGGCGCGCAGCATAATGCAGATTTACGGCGGCCAGCTCATGAACTGGTTCTCTTCTCCGTACAACACCACCTACCGCACCGCGTGGGGCACCAGCACCAATCCGGCGGCGAGCGCGACGGCGATTCCGAGTTCTGGCTCGGCCTCTTCCCAGGTGTGGTCCAGCACGCTTAACGCGGACGTCTGGGACCGGGCTTTCGTGCAGTCCAACGGTTGGTCATTCAATCCCAACGCGGCGATCATCGGCGGCAACAAGTACGCGGGTGTCTCGGATCAATCGGTTTACGACTGGACCGACATCAATATCAGCCAAGCCAACTATGGCCGCGAGCGGAACACTAACCTCAACCTCGAGCTCGAACAGGAGATCACGAAGAACCTGTTCCTGACTGCCGGCTGGATGCGCGAGGACTTTGATGCGGTGTCGAACTACACGGTCGCCCAGCAGTACACGTCGACGCTTTATATCGACAACAATAAGTACATGCCGGACGGCTCCGCGAACCCAGGGTACCTGATGCCCTACGTCATGGACTTCGAGCCGGATCGGTACACCAACGCCCAGCTCAACGACCACTTCCGCGCGATGCTCGCCTACACGCCAGATTTCACCCGCAACTCGGGGTGGACGAAGTGGCTTGGCCGGCATCAGATTCTCGGTCTGTGGTCGCGCGACGAGTACATGGCCACGAACTACCGCCAGCGCGTCTCGTACGTCGACGCCGCCACGGCGGCCGGCAAGTACCGTTTCCTGAATAACCAGAACAAGAATGCCGACGGGACCGAGACCGGCTGGAGCTATCAGGGCACCGGCGTGCAGCGCTTCTACTACCTCGGCACGCAGGGCGCCACGAACGGGGCCGTGACCCGCTCCTCGGGCGAATGGAACGCCGAGAAGTACAATGGCAACGTGCGCGTGTTCAATTACGACACCGGCCAATTCGAGGACGTCAACGTCACCACCGATCACTTCACCCGCAGTGAAGGCACCGGTCGCAACCAGCGCCTGCTGAACACGGTCAGTGCCGCAACCACGAATTACCTCTGGAATGACCGGCTCGTCACCACGTTCGGCTACCGCAAGGACGTGCTCAAGCTTCGGAATACCACCACGGCCGCGATCAAGCAGCCGGACGGCAGCACGATGCCGACGATGACGAACCCGCAGATGTGGGTTAACGGCCAGTACAACACCGATGTGATCTTCAATCGCTGGGAGAATTGGACGCGCCTGAACGGCTACACCAGCACTGCTGGCGGCGTGCTGCGTCCGTTCCGCGGCTGGGATAGCATCGAGAACCGTGCGAATTCCGGCAGCCTCTTCTGGCAGTTTGTTCGTGATCTGGGCTTCAGCTACAATACGTCGGACAACTTCAACGCGCCGGATGGTGCCTATGTGGACGCGTTTGGCACGCCGCTGCCGAAGCCCACGGGCAACGGCAAGGACTACGGCTTCCAGTTCGCGCTCTTCGACAACAAGCTGTTCGCGCGCGTGTCGTGGTTCGAGGCGAGCAACCAGAACGAGCTCGCGCCCGGCAAGACGGCTCTTGACCGCTTGGTCATCAACATGGACCAGACGCTCTTCCGCGGATGGGCCCGGACGATCGCCATGATCAACCTGGGCATGGATCCGACCTCCGATACGTTCTTTAGCCAGACCCTTGACCAATCGGTCGAAAATCAGGTTCAGGACGCCGCAGAAAAAATCTGGCAGCAGGATTACCTCTACTACGACGGCAAGTCGATCCGTGCGACGCAGGATGCCGAGGCCAAGGGTATGGAAATCTCGCTCAACTATAACCCGTCCCGGAACTGGACGATGCGAGCGACCTTCAGCAAGCAGGACACCAAATACTCCAACGTGCAGAAGCAATACGATGCCTGGTATGCCCAGCGCGGCACGATCTGGCAGAAGGCCAAGGCTGCCGACTACCTGCTCCCGCAGTACCAGCAGTACAAGACCTTCACCCGTGCGAACGGCGAGCTGGTTGACCTGACGAACTTCTGGACGAGCTATGGCTTCAACGCGAATGTCCTGGCGTCCGCCACGAACGGGCAGACCAACGTGCAGAACTATTACAATGTCGTGGTCATGCCGCAATATGCGCTGAATCGTGACCTCAACGGCCAGTCGTCTCCCGGCCAGCGCAAGTATCGCTGGTCCTACCTCACCAACTACACGTTCGACAGCGGCAAGCTGAAGGGCTGGGGGGTGGGCGGTGCCGAGCGTTGGGAAGACAAGTCGATCATCGGGTATTACGGCAAGGCCTCGGGTGCGATCGCCGCTACGCCCAACCTGCTCGATATCTCTGATACGACTCGTCCGATCTACGACGACGCCCAGTTCTACACGGACCTGTGGGTCAGCTATCGCACCAAGATCTTCAACGATCGCGTGCGGATGAAGGTCCAGCTGAACGTCAGCAATGTCTTCGAAAGTGGCGAACTGCGCGTCGTTCGCGTGAACCTCGACGGTTCCCCGTACGGCTACCGCATCATCGATCCGCGTCAGTTCAATCTGACCGCCTCGTTCGAGTTCTAA
- a CDS encoding tetratricopeptide repeat protein produces the protein MIVALVFLAWANSLSGPFVLDDQSSIVDNPTIRDFGSFRWISPPAGRGETVGGRPVLNLSFALNHATGGLDVRVYHATNLAIHALAALALFGLLRRALALPGLSSCGRSRTLFLPAVLAALWAVHPLNTQAVTYVVQRAESLMGLFYLTTLYAFARSLEGPHRRVWQTVAIAACWLGMGTKENMVSAPIVVLLFDRAFGAGSFAGAWRARRGLYLGLATAWVFLAVLLASTGGNRGGTSGFDVGVSWIGYVLTQAPALVRYALLAIWPHPLVFEYGDFSVASAIDVAWPLLLVTGALGATLYALWRHPAVGAIATLAWAVLAPTSLVPGTLQMIVEHRMYLPLAAVMVLAGLGLEALTGSRGQRILAFGGAGLVLAFTLLTHARNQAYRSELALWQDTVAKRPLNPRAHNNLGRAQLLAGRSDEAVASFKEAIRLQPNHAYAQANLGACYRLQRRWPEAAEHFERALAADPALPDVRVNLAVALTQLGRIDAAVSQYRAELATHPDDIEAKTNLAALLIDQGLHAEAARLLREALAASPDLAEAHLHLGRIEELQRQTSVAEAEFRAALRLKPTLAAAHLALGNLLLGRGDASGAEDSYREALRHDATLASAHYGLGNIRARQQQFEPAMQEFLECLRLDPGHVAARNNLANCQLVTGRLADAIANYEKVLQARPGDTSVRRNLDLARELARQRGGVGR, from the coding sequence GTGATTGTTGCGCTGGTTTTCCTCGCGTGGGCCAACTCCTTGTCCGGCCCGTTCGTGCTCGATGACCAGAGTTCGATCGTCGACAACCCGACAATCCGCGACTTCGGCTCCTTCCGCTGGATCTCGCCACCTGCTGGCCGCGGCGAGACGGTCGGCGGTCGCCCGGTCCTCAATCTCTCATTTGCTCTCAATCACGCCACGGGCGGACTCGACGTTCGCGTCTATCACGCGACCAACCTAGCCATCCACGCCTTGGCAGCGCTCGCCCTGTTTGGCCTCCTTCGCCGCGCGCTGGCTCTGCCCGGCCTGTCGTCATGCGGGCGCAGCCGGACACTATTCCTGCCGGCGGTGCTCGCCGCGCTCTGGGCCGTCCATCCGCTCAACACCCAGGCGGTCACGTATGTCGTCCAGCGGGCCGAGTCGCTCATGGGCCTGTTCTACCTCACGACGCTCTATGCGTTCGCGCGCAGCCTCGAAGGACCTCATCGCCGCGTCTGGCAGACCGTAGCCATCGCCGCCTGCTGGCTCGGCATGGGCACCAAGGAGAATATGGTCTCCGCGCCGATCGTCGTCTTGCTGTTCGACCGCGCGTTTGGCGCCGGCTCGTTTGCCGGCGCCTGGCGGGCACGTCGCGGCCTCTACCTCGGGTTGGCGACCGCATGGGTGTTCCTCGCGGTGCTGTTGGCGAGCACGGGAGGGAATCGTGGTGGCACCTCCGGGTTTGATGTCGGTGTGAGCTGGATCGGTTATGTCCTCACGCAGGCGCCCGCGCTGGTACGCTACGCCTTGCTCGCCATATGGCCGCACCCACTCGTGTTCGAGTACGGCGACTTCTCCGTCGCTTCGGCAATTGATGTCGCGTGGCCGCTCCTCCTCGTCACCGGCGCCCTCGGCGCGACGCTCTATGCCTTGTGGCGACATCCTGCCGTGGGGGCGATTGCGACTCTCGCGTGGGCGGTGCTCGCACCTACGTCCCTCGTTCCCGGCACGCTGCAGATGATCGTCGAACACCGGATGTATCTTCCGCTGGCCGCAGTCATGGTGCTGGCGGGCCTTGGCCTCGAAGCGCTGACGGGCAGTCGAGGCCAACGGATTCTCGCGTTCGGCGGCGCCGGGCTCGTGCTGGCTTTCACGCTGCTAACCCATGCCCGCAACCAGGCCTACCGATCTGAGCTGGCGCTCTGGCAGGATACGGTAGCGAAGCGCCCCCTGAATCCGCGTGCGCACAATAACCTGGGCCGGGCTCAACTCCTGGCGGGGCGCAGCGACGAGGCCGTTGCCTCATTCAAGGAGGCGATCCGCCTGCAGCCGAACCACGCCTACGCGCAGGCAAATCTCGGCGCCTGCTACAGGCTGCAGCGGCGCTGGCCCGAGGCGGCTGAGCACTTTGAACGCGCGCTCGCCGCTGACCCGGCCCTCCCTGACGTTCGCGTCAACTTGGCCGTCGCGCTGACGCAGCTCGGGCGCATCGATGCTGCCGTCAGCCAGTATCGTGCCGAACTCGCGACCCATCCCGATGACATCGAGGCGAAGACTAACCTCGCGGCCTTGTTGATCGACCAAGGGCTCCACGCCGAAGCTGCCCGATTGCTGCGGGAGGCGCTCGCCGCCTCCCCGGATCTCGCCGAGGCGCATCTCCATCTGGGGCGTATCGAGGAGCTCCAACGGCAAACCTCCGTGGCCGAGGCCGAGTTTCGCGCCGCCCTTCGGCTCAAGCCCACGCTCGCCGCCGCCCATCTCGCGCTCGGCAATCTCCTGCTCGGCCGGGGCGACGCTTCCGGCGCTGAGGATTCCTACCGGGAGGCGCTGCGCCACGACGCCACGCTCGCGTCCGCTCATTACGGCCTCGGCAACATCCGGGCGCGCCAGCAACAGTTCGAGCCCGCCATGCAGGAATTTCTCGAGTGCCTCCGGCTTGATCCGGGCCATGTCGCCGCCCGCAACAATCTTGCCAACTGCCAGCTCGTCACCGGCCGACTCGCCGACGCCATCGCGAACTACGAAAAGGTGCTCCAGGCGCGGCCCGGCGACACCTCGGTCCGCCGCAATCTCGACCTGGCCCGCGAACTTGCGCGGCAGCGGGGCGGGGTGGGGCGCTGA